The proteins below come from a single Mya arenaria isolate MELC-2E11 chromosome 8, ASM2691426v1 genomic window:
- the LOC128243598 gene encoding uncharacterized protein LOC128243598: protein MAEETGKDANVPRPGFLTTMDILLPVLKTEAPEEMPEGHLAGNDVNLFSADKSSKEVSSVKAVETHSDAEIQNSMLKSTISKNEIQDRRKVMSEPESTMKHNNASEDDYFGCESSVFHLSGSSVSENQNMPQLVDHLISNQNLSNETGCADFKSIEINIVQPEVNAGLRPVALNKSSEVCNIPRSEPTNISQENVLTLDFSNIGKLKTLWEKSDSNSSKPPKCTKKTWKPVNSNNSKGVKAIPGNKPSSRDCIIKPAEKSNKRLNTNPIFVQNNKQPIVQNNKQLVQKNMQSVTQSNKQPVIQNNKQPVVQNNKKPVKQINKQPVLQNSVLSQSKGVERCFKSSLTVKSIGHSRCTVPEEPVSDGKTTIQIEKRPRGRPKVNRGKTEPVSDGKTTIQIGKRPRGRPKVNRGKTEPVSDGKTTIQIEKRPRGRPKVNCGKTDKLMIKQTEKTSGADGTISEKSANVTKLREKSVERIESTMETCLANKVTQFKLKYCTKPCSLKLHRVENVYRSYGNVKIDLYPVKDTSETYLKNASVILKPSYKRKLIKKKIKASPKCKKETNENQQVKLENEGEEPEEVDSVVEDSIPSDDENDVDFDPWKYVEAVYLGDRKDREKRACTANLNLNQYQLEEVNISDDYFLAKEPKRETSTSKKKPKVQRVKRTRSIPGFRMKRKSEDSLKCRLCPYVGVSKLDRAQHTVQAHPTKKCKLCDKLLRAESDFYYYHMTKMHGGEKHFKCDFENCSYASSNKQDLRKHKRHVHSTEFKYVCDICGHRSNYERNIKYHKIKHSNERPFPCSLCPYRAKQRQDLAQHMLTHSHEKPLKCDTCDFTCKRNWELTSHRLSHSDVKPFKCNHPGCTAATKTNSDLVKHMRTHKTIRDFICHLCQKGYKDKASLNKHVRFVHVGEKKFECDNCGNKFKSKISLKKHMMVHADIRPFKCNICGHRVRTRRYLAIHMVTHDLSSRPYVCPLCPFGAPDPMNLLPHIGAYHSEYCYFCELCRKPFKRYRQLLNHLEREREHSREEVEKMRSNTDIDMSLLNIEIVNDDDEDRKPLAESQELTDETKKAIIGDINVQKECKIDAEADTGHAKIEPESEVDQAILTDIKTEPLEDVMHETVSQNFMESDQDKPLCVNDSDGKKIVLIALYGDLRLSLATKGFAFNYDKNGKKPKTWFMDYKLMNQEDAEKQKKYLRKTGVLPPIPRGHPPKGYKRLSKFLKNRRKKFEEHKKKRVTIRKRKLEVGSDSEEEVSLNKPKRVKREDVSKALQEKTSEGKNVKNKVITKARGRKRINPNKDQTLTKSGRKRKSVAKLKVAKKSKTVQSVKKDVLKVSRKAKTVKASPKTKKGNLDVKSKAKKAVPLKKKKSPTKKGKKNVLKVKIGHGKGGDDAERNSFAALESIISEVSHLDNLKIGAKQSSSPKKQGKAKGNVKAGEPKYKYVPVKPPKKRKLPAPDQVEEFVEHSGKNKRVKQVARKSTTPVVNTQPIHDMVVESETMNFESALIGGIKQEVDLQQDMINGAQLLIIHPGQGGDGVTPVLLQKVDSYEDDQQLDDLGEHGFLVTVNEGHMRAKSMSRESQPDVKDFIVETNIDNEDEVGEDKNNLDKNIDTVKVKQELTDE from the coding sequence ATGGCAGAAGAAACTGGTAAAGACGCAAATGTCCCACGACCTGGGTTTTTAACCACCATGGATATTTTACTGCCAGTGCTTAAAACAGAAGCTCCTGAAGAAATGCCTGAAGGACACTTAGCAGGAAATGATGTGAATTTATTTAGTGCTGACAAATCTTCTAAGGAAGTTAGTAGTGTCAAAGCTGTTGAAACCCATAGTGATGCTGAAATccaaaacagtatgttaaaatcTACAATATCGAAAAACGAAATCCAAGACAGAAGAAAAGTTATGTCAGAGCCTGAAAGCACAATGAAGCATAATAATGCATCAGAGGATGATTACTTCGGTTGCGAATCTTCTGTTTTTCACTTGTCTGGGTCGTCAGTGAGTGAAAACCAAAACATGCCTCAACTTGTAGATCACTTAATTTCAAATCAGAATCTGTCCAATGAAACAGGCTGTGCTGATTTTAAGTCCATAGAAATTAACATAGTTCAGCCAGAAGTAAACGCAGGATTGCGTCCAGTAGCTTTGAACAAATCCTCTGAAGTGTGTAACATACCACGCTCAGAACCTACCAATATTTCCCAGGAGAATGTACTCACTCTAGACTTTTCCAACATTGGTAAATTAAAGACACTGTGGGAAAAATCAGATAGTAATTCATCAAAACCACCAAAGTGTACGAAAAAAACATGGAAACCTGTTAATTCAAACAATTCCAAAGGTGTCAAAGCGATACCTGGGAATAAACCTAGTAGCAGGGATTGTATCATTAAACCTGCAGAGAAATCCAATAAAAGACTGAACACCAATCCaatatttgtacaaaacaacaagcaaccaattgttcagaacaatAAACAACTCGTACAAAAAAACATGCAATCAGTCACACAAAGCAACAAGCAACCAGTCATACAAAACAATAAGCAACCAGTTGTACAAAATAACAAGAAACCAGTCAAACAAATCAACAAGCAACCAGTCTTACAGAACAGTGTATTAAGTCAATCAAAGGGAGTGGAACGTTGCTTTAAGAGTAGTTTAACTGTGAAAAGCATAGGGCATAGTAGATGTACTGTACCAGAAGAGCCTGTTTCTGATGGTAAAACTACGATACAAATAGAGAAGAGACCTAGAGGTAGACCAAAAGTTAATCGTGGTAAGACTGAGCCTGTTTCTGATGGTAAAACTACGATACAAATAGGGAAGAGACCTAGAGGTAGACCAAAAGTTAATCGTGGTAAGACTGAGCCTGTTTCTGATGGTAAAACTACGATACAAATAGAGAAGAGACCTAGAGGCAGACCAAAAGTTAATTGTGGTAAGACTGACAAATTGATGATCAAACAAACTGAAAAAACATCAGGCGCAGATGGTACAATCAGTGAGAAATCTGCAAATGTCACAAAGTTAAGGGAGAAGTCAGTTGAAAGAATTGAATCTACAATGGAGACATGTCTTGCAAATAAGGTTACACAGTTTAAGCTGAAGTATTGCACAAAGCCATGTTCACTTAAACTCCACAGAGTAGAAAATGTTTACAGATCCTATGGAAATGTAAAAATTGACTTGTATCCTGTAAAAGACACAAGTGAGACTTATCTCAAGAATGCTTCAGTGATTTTAAAGCCGAGTTATAAACGTAAACTgatcaaaaagaaaataaaagcaagtccaaaatgtaaaaaggaGACAAATGAAAACCAGCAGGTTAAACTTGAAAATGAAGGAGAAGAGCCAGAGGAAGTTGACAGTGTTGTTGAAGACAGTATTCCAtctgatgatgaaaatgatgtgGATTTCGACCCTTGGAAGTATGTTGAGGCAGTGTATCTTGGTGATAGAAAAGACAGGGAAAAGAGAGCGTGCACCGCCAATCTAAACTTGAATCAATACCAACTAGAAGAAGTGAATATCAGCGATGATTATTTCTTAGCAAAGGAGCCCAAACGTGAAACCTCAACTAGTAAAAAGAAACCAAAAGTACAAAGGGTGAAGCGAACCCGGTCAATTCCAGGTTTCAGAATGAAGAGAAAAAGTGAGGATTCCTTAAAATGCAGGCTTTGTCCTTATGTTGGGGTCAGTAAATTGGATAGAGCGCAGCATACGGTTCAAGCCCATCCTACAAAGAAATGCAAGCTTTGTGACAAGTTATTACGTGCGGAGAGTGATTTCTATTACTACCACATGACTAAGATGCATGGTGGTGAAAAACATTTCAAGTGtgattttgaaaactgttcatATGCCTCCAGTAACAAACAGGACTTGAGGAAACATAAGAGGCACGTGCATTCTACTgagtttaaatatgtttgtgacATTTGTGGTCATCGTTCAAACTATGAGAGGAACATTAAGTATCACAAAATAAAGCATTCAAATGAAAGGCCTTTCCCCTGTTCTCTGTGCCCATACAGAGCGAAACAAAGGCAAGATCTGGCACAACACATGCTGACTCATTCCCATGAAAAACCACTTAAGTGTGATACTTGTGATTTTACCTGCAAGAGAAACTGGGAGTTAACTAGTCACAGATTGTCACACAGTGATGTTAAACCTTTCAAATGCAACCATCCAGGATGCACGGCTGCAACAAAAACTAACTCTGACTTGGTTAAACACATGCGGACTCACAAGACAATTAGAGACTTTATTTGTCATCTGTGTCAAAAGGGATATAAGGATAAAGCAAGTTTGAACAAGCATGTACGCTTTGTCCACGTGGGTGAAAAAAAATTTGAATGTGACAACTGTGGAAACAAGTTCAAAAGTAAGATTTCATTGAAGAAACACATGATGGTTCATGCGGACATCAGGCCTTTTAAATGCAACATCTGTGGACACAGAGTTAGAACCAGGCGCTACCTTGCAATCCACATGGTCACTCATGATCTCTCGTCTCGTCCATACGTATGTCCCCTTTGTCCCTTCGGCGCACCAGATCCCATGAATTTACTGCCCCATATTGGGGCGTACCACTCAGAGTATTGCTACTTCTGTGAGTTGTGTAGGAAGCCTTTTAAACGATACAGACAACTTCTGAATCACTTGGAGAGAGAACGTGAACATAGCAGAGAAGAAGTGGAAAAGATGCGATCTAATACGGACATTGACATGAGTCTTCTCAATATAGAAATtgtaaatgatgatgatgaagatagGAAACCTCTTGCTGAAAGTCAGGAGCTGACAGATGAAACTAAAAAGGCCATAATTGGTGACATAAACGTGCAGAAAGAGTGCAAAATAGATGCTGAAGCTGACACTGGTCATGCTAAAATAGAACCTGAATCTGAAGTGGATCAAGCCATTTTGACTGATATAAAGACTGAACCATTGGAAGACGTAATGCATGAAACTGTTAGTCAAAACTTCATGGAATCAGATCAAGATAAACCACTGTGTGTGAATGATTCTGATGGGAAGAAGATTGTTTTGATTGCTTTGTACGGAGATTTAAGGTTATCTCTAGCTACAAAAGGATTTGCTTTCAATTATGACAAAAATGGGAAAAAGCCGAAGACATGGTTCATGGATTATAAACTAATGAACCAAGAAGATGcagagaaacaaaaaaaatacctaAGAAAAACTGGGGTTCTACCTCCAATTCCAAGGGGACATCCACCAAAGGGATACAAAAGACTGTCCAAATTTCTGAAAAACAGACGCAAGAAATTTGAGGAGCATAAAAAGAAGAGAGTTACTATTAGGAAAAGGAAACTGGAAGTAGGCAGTGATTCGGAGGAAGAGGTTTCTCTGAATAAACCAAAAAGAGTTAAAAGGGAAGATGTATCAAAAGCACTTCAAGAGAAAACATCGGAAGGAAAGaatgtgaaaaataaagtaataacaaaGGCAAGGGGGAGAAAAAGAATTAATCCAAATAAAGATCAGACACTAACAAAATCTGGGAGGAAAAGAAAAAGTGTTGCTAAGTTGAAGGTAGCTAAGAAATCAAAAACTGTGCAGTCTGTAAAAAAGGATGTATTGAAGGTATCCAGGAAGGCAAAAACAGTAAAAGCAAGCCCAAAGACAAAAAAAGGCAACCTAGACGTGAAATCTAAAGCAAAGAAAGCTGTACcattgaagaagaaaaaaagtccTACCAAGAAAGGCAAAAAGaatgttttgaaagtaaaaattGGACATGGAAAAGGTGGTGATGATGCTGAAAGGAATAGTTTTGCTGCTCTTGAAAGTATTATCTCTGAAGTCAGTCATCTCGACAATCTCAAAATTGGAGCGAAGCAAAGTTCATCACCTAAAAAGCAAGGTAAAGCAAAGGGTAATGTGAAAGCTGGAGAACCTAAGTACAAATATGTTCCTGTAAAACCACCAAAGAAAAGAAAGCTGCCTGCTCCAGATCAGGTGGAGGAGTTTGTAGAACATTCTGGAAAAAACAAAAGAGTCAAACAAGTTGCAAGAAAGTCTACAACTCCAGTGGTAAATACGCAACCAATACATGATATGGTTGTAGAAAGTGAAACTATGAATTTCGAGTCGGCTTTGATTGGTGGGATTAAACAAGAGGTTGACTTACAGCAGGATATGATTAATGGTGCTCAGCTACTTATTATCCATCCTGGCCAGGGTGGAGATGGGGTGACTCCTGTATTGTTACAGAAGGTAGATAGTTATGAAGACGATCAACAGCTTGATGATCTAGGAGAACATGGATTTCTTGTAACAGTGAATGAAGGTCATATGAGAGCAAAATCTATGTCTAGAGAATCCCAGCCTGATGTGAAAGATTTCATTGTTGAAACCAACATTGACAATGAGGATGAGGTTGGTGAAGATAAGAACAATTTGGATAAAAATATAGACACTGTAAAAGTGAAGCAAGAACTAACAGATGAATAA